In Flavobacteriales bacterium, one genomic interval encodes:
- a CDS encoding gliding motility-associated C-terminal domain-containing protein: MRIAVVIPCLLLAGLTAFAQPPNNSCATAQTLCGQQPVGGNNTGPPGIPGLCTNTNNVVWYTFTTNSLGGVLDVDITGIDCPQVANMGNMLTALILSGDGSCTLSTFSAVPPCVSDSQDFSFTTQALNPSTQYWLTVAGAPNGGATTPAQCDFTIDVSGPGVDIVGVDYSAGSDVEIGQGGSTQLNATGPAGSTFIWSPTTGLSDNNIPNPIAAPTGSTTYTVTTTTNGCTYVDQVTVNVIRLIEPPNTLTPNGDGFNDTWEIPGINDYPGAEVVIHDRWGQIVYRAIGYREPWDGTNKGKKLSEGTYYYSIRLNQLQGQSDPYLGFISIVR; encoded by the coding sequence ATGCGCATTGCCGTTGTCATTCCATGTTTGCTATTAGCGGGTTTAACCGCTTTCGCGCAACCGCCGAACAATAGCTGCGCGACGGCACAAACACTTTGTGGGCAACAACCTGTGGGAGGTAACAATACTGGACCACCGGGGATCCCTGGCCTATGCACGAATACGAATAATGTGGTCTGGTATACGTTCACGACCAACTCACTTGGTGGCGTGTTGGATGTGGATATCACTGGGATCGACTGCCCGCAAGTGGCCAACATGGGCAATATGCTGACCGCCCTGATCCTCAGCGGAGATGGATCGTGTACACTTTCCACGTTCAGTGCAGTGCCGCCATGTGTTTCGGATTCACAGGATTTTTCATTCACTACCCAAGCACTGAATCCTTCGACACAGTATTGGTTGACCGTTGCCGGTGCCCCAAATGGTGGTGCAACAACTCCGGCCCAATGTGATTTCACCATCGACGTGAGCGGACCCGGTGTGGATATCGTTGGCGTGGATTATTCGGCTGGTTCAGACGTTGAGATCGGGCAGGGAGGTAGCACGCAATTGAATGCGACCGGACCAGCTGGAAGTACGTTCATATGGTCTCCGACAACGGGCTTGAGCGATAACAATATCCCTAACCCCATTGCAGCGCCTACTGGTTCAACGACCTATACGGTAACCACCACGACCAACGGTTGTACCTATGTTGACCAAGTAACGGTGAATGTCATTCGGTTAATAGAACCACCGAACACCCTTACTCCGAATGGTGATGGTTTCAATGATACTTGGGAGATCCCGGGAATCAATGATTACCCCGGTGCTGAAGTAGTGATCCATGACAGGTGGGGCCAGATCGTGTACAGGGCTATTGGGTACCGGGAGCCATGGGATGGCACCAATAAGGGGAAAAAACTTTCAGAGGGTACGTACTACTACAGCATCAGACTGAACCAACTCCAAGGGCAGAGTGACCCGTATCTGGGCTTTATCTCTATTGTGCGATGA
- a CDS encoding glycosyltransferase family 4 protein encodes MNVLIINSADLEGGAARAAFRLHQGLRLIGVGSQLMVQSKTSDDRWVQGPVSTFDKVMSKVRPSIDIIPVNRYPEGKGKIFSPAWLPFSGMVDKINASDADVVHFHWINGGMLRIEDIARINKPIAWSLHDMWPFTGGCHYDGECGRYTDRCGKCPVLGSTDENDLSRKIFRRKEKTYANKKLTIIGLSRWMADSARSSTLLKDHNVVNLPNPIDTEVFKPIDKQFCKQLLGLPVDKPVVLFGAVNATADPRKGFIHVSEALRRLPKDSVELAVFGASRPEQPPDLGHPIHYLGRLHDDTTLCILYNAADVVIVPSLQENLSNTIVESLACGTPTVAFDIGGNKDMIDHHVNGALAKAFDADDLATCIRWVLENPDPAAISANARRIAMERFEMATVARRYETLYTEMIARGN; translated from the coding sequence ATGAACGTATTGATCATTAACTCTGCCGATCTCGAAGGAGGTGCAGCGCGTGCCGCGTTCCGCTTACATCAAGGCTTACGGCTTATTGGCGTTGGCTCCCAGCTAATGGTGCAAAGCAAAACAAGTGATGATCGATGGGTACAAGGTCCGGTAAGCACGTTCGATAAGGTAATGTCCAAAGTGCGTCCGAGCATTGACATTATACCCGTGAATCGTTACCCCGAGGGCAAAGGCAAGATCTTCTCACCAGCTTGGCTTCCCTTTTCCGGCATGGTGGATAAGATCAATGCGAGCGATGCCGATGTGGTGCATTTCCACTGGATAAACGGCGGCATGTTACGGATAGAGGATATTGCCAGGATCAACAAACCGATTGCTTGGTCCTTGCATGATATGTGGCCGTTCACTGGTGGATGCCACTACGATGGTGAGTGCGGACGGTATACGGATCGATGCGGCAAATGCCCTGTTCTGGGGTCGACCGATGAGAATGACCTGAGCCGAAAGATCTTCCGGCGCAAGGAAAAAACCTATGCGAACAAGAAATTGACGATCATTGGACTCAGTCGTTGGATGGCGGATTCTGCCCGTTCCAGTACACTATTGAAAGACCACAACGTGGTGAATTTGCCAAACCCGATAGACACAGAGGTCTTTAAACCGATCGATAAGCAATTCTGCAAACAGTTGCTTGGTCTTCCGGTAGATAAACCTGTGGTTCTTTTCGGAGCTGTTAATGCCACTGCGGATCCACGCAAAGGATTCATACATGTAAGTGAAGCACTTCGCAGATTACCTAAAGACAGCGTGGAACTTGCCGTATTCGGTGCGTCGCGCCCGGAACAACCACCCGATCTTGGGCATCCGATCCACTACTTGGGTCGCCTGCACGATGATACTACCTTGTGCATTCTATACAATGCCGCAGATGTGGTTATCGTACCTTCCTTACAAGAGAATTTGAGCAATACGATCGTGGAAAGTCTTGCGTGCGGAACACCGACTGTTGCGTTTGACATTGGCGGTAACAAGGACATGATCGATCACCATGTGAACGGAGCATTGGCCAAAGCCTTCGATGCCGATGACCTTGCTACCTGTATTCGTTGGGTGCTGGAAAACCCGGACCCTGCTGCTATTTCTGCCAATGCACGGCGCATTGCCATGGAAAGGTTCGAAATGGCAACCGTAGCACGTCGCTATGAAACATTGTACACCGAAATGATCGCGCGCGGCAACTAG